In the genome of Aedes aegypti strain LVP_AGWG chromosome 2, AaegL5.0 Primary Assembly, whole genome shotgun sequence, the window gtttcttcagcaacatccttcattaaagtttgaaaaattagtTTCCCGAtcagtccagaatcttttcgttaaggaaatttccttgacttcccggggtatagagtatcatcgtacacacgatatacgactgcgaaaatggcaactttggcaaaaaaaagctttcaggcAACAATTGTGGAAGTGAtcattgaatactaagctgagaagcaggcactgtcCCTGTGGGGACGTAATTTAATGtcaagtagaagaagaagaagcttagAATCCATAGAGGTctacaagcaaactgccacgactACCAACGCACGACCAATATTACACAAAATAGATTTCCTGataatgaaaacgtatcgatgtttgtttgacgtcatttgaACTGTCagctaaggggtcgtccataaatgacgtagcattttaggggggaggggggtctttacgaatttgtgacgatgtgtgacgagggggagggaggggtcccaactAGCGGACGTAGCATTGTAATTCTGTCGGTAAAAAGAgtaactctgaaaaaaattacaaacagtttcttatcaaacttttttgttcgaCTTAAAAAACTTTAGTAATGAACGGATGATTAAGATTTAAAACACTAATACGATAAGATTTAAAATTATCTaagaaatgttaaattttcttaataaatgcaatcaaatagATTTTATAAAGCTTTTAATAGTTATGTGAACGTTAAACAAACTATTAAATTGAACAAACTGAAAGCTTTGTAAGTTAATTGAAAATCAATGCTTTGTCGAATTGAAAACATTGTTTTCTTATGTGTTAAGAAATCAATCgtttattgttattttctaATGGAACTTTGATTCACAAAATGCTCATTTAGGCAATTTTATTATTGTAGTAAAATAAGACATTTGTTCAGTAGATTACACGTTCAACGTTGCAAGAGATCTCTACTCCATCAACTcattgatttgttttgatatatcgatGTTCTTGATGGAACAGACTGGATGATAATGTTGTTGAAATTGCCCTACCATTCAGTTTTGTAAATCACTCGATAATTCAACGAAATAGCATTTTCATTATTCATTGTTTGTTTTGTGTAAGAAtatttcagtatggggaacGCTAAAAAAGTTTAGTTCAAATATTAATAAAGATGGTTGTATACAAATCGCTtcgaaacattccaaatattacaattcTAATCATTTCTCTATCTGATCACTGTTTGCTAAATAAATTTGGATTTATATAATAATGACGAAGATCCATTCTCAATAAAGatattttgttttggattttcacTGAAACTGAAATATGTTGCTTGtccacaaaaattaaaaaaaatcctttgttcaatacattataaaatattttgagcCCTTACTCATTATTGTCTGCTTTATAATAAACGattaaagattttttatttttttgtacatgttttcgATTTTCATTGTTACAACTTCAAAAGTTACTGCAAATCCAATTTAACCTGTATGTCTGGAAAccaaaattatgaaacaaaAACAGAAAATAAGTTTATTTAAACTGTTCTCCAAATGACTTTCAAGCGCTACGGTTTATCAAACTGTTATTTGACAGATTGTCCTGACGTTTCAGTTAGTAACAAATGTCAAACTTTGTTTTAAATTTctggattttattttttattttatctcaatctctgagaaaaacaaataacaaatatgggggggggggggttcttGATATGCTATGTATTTTCAtaggggggtatcagcatttgtgacgaaatgctacgaggggggaggggggtgtaaaaaatcaatgaaaaaatgctacgtcatttatggacggcccctaacgTTAGTTTACAAAGAAGTTGCTCGGCAGCATTCCTGTTTATGTTTTCTTTcccacagcaaacaaaagcaatgttttgacagttctcacagcaaacaaagaaaaatttgtcaactttacACGACtacttttttttgctttttgcaGTAGCAGAAGGAGGAGATAAATAAGGACAAGGcagaggcgactcgtaacctcactttctacctgttctacgaatctTAGGTTAATTTagactacaaatcaaacagtaaaTTATTGGAATCGTCTTTTCTAACAAATCACTTCTCAATATATGCAATTTTGTAGCTGAAACTTTTgaatttctattcgtggaacaggtagatttgaggttagggaatcgccactgggacaaggaaaaataaaataagaagatcgatTTCATACGTTCGTTATTTCtgcagattagtgcctttgaaatcgggAGTAGGGGCACAATCTAATCATTGCGAGAGCCAGTTTTGGATTTTGACATGTTATGACCTTTATACCATAGCTCATTAATATATTACATTGTAATGTCCACATTTGTTCAATGAAGCGCTAATGCGATCCCATCTTCCAGGGTGAAATGCACGAATGTGCAGCACGTTGTTGTAGGGACAGCAATGCCAGCATGGACTCTGTACAGCGCTGCATAGAAGCCTGCTCAACACCGGTACAACGCGCTCAGCAACACGTAGAAACCGAACTAGGCAATTTCAATAATCGACTGCAACGTTGTGTCATGGATTGTAACGATTCCATCAAAGATAAAATGGGTCCGAAACCGTCCGATGAGGACATTTCCAAGTACACCGCGATGTTCGAACGCTGTGCAATCAAGTGCGTCGACAAACATGTAGATTTATTGCCCGGATTGTTCAAATCCATGCATCAGGTGCTAGGGAACAAATGATTCTAGCGTTAAAACTATTAAGGCCCACTTGTGTTCTCTGATTGGGTTTTTGTACAGAATTTGGTTACTAAAACCAATTAAAACGATGCATTTCACAGTTGACATCATCTAGTGTTACCGTTAAAATATGTTTGGgaatatattaaaaatgtaCAATGAATATATTATGTCTTTTTTAAATAGATAGTGAAAGAAATCCATGTTTTGTTGAAAAGCCAATTTTgcagttttaaaaacaaaaaaataaagttaaaaTCTAATTTTTGCCCTCCTCAATGCTGCACTAATCTTCGCAcctccatacaaaaaaatactaatttagggggatggacctggtgtaggggttagaacacacacctctcacgccgagggcTTAGACTTATGATTTAGAATTTTATA includes:
- the LOC5569174 gene encoding protein FAM136A, which codes for MVEQQKQRIELELSRRVDELDRTILRKMQGEMHECAARCCRDSNASMDSVQRCIEACSTPVQRAQQHVETELGNFNNRLQRCVMDCNDSIKDKMGPKPSDEDISKYTAMFERCAIKCVDKHVDLLPGLFKSMHQVLGNK